A section of the Sebastes fasciatus isolate fSebFas1 chromosome 5, fSebFas1.pri, whole genome shotgun sequence genome encodes:
- the hnrnpm gene encoding heterogeneous nuclear ribonucleoprotein M isoform X2, producing MSTEQVENTIVTEAAGQQAPPPLQQQQQQQAGEVNGKAKHEPNSSRKERPQKRGGGGGRFEPYGNVNKRYRVFVSNIPYDVKWQALKDLMKEKVGEVTYVEHLMDAEGKSRGCAVVEFRTEELMKKAVEKVNKHNLNGRPLKVKEDPDGVIAQREMNKAQGGGHPGGHGGMGGMGGMDRMNMDRMNMDRMGPGPNSSVVNIPPSLMNNPNIPNEVIHGLQAGRIGNTVFVANLDYKVGWKKLKEVFSMAGMVVRSDILEDKDGKSRGMGTVSFDMPIEAVQAVSMFNGQLLFNRVMHVKLDEKSLPKGDFGPPDRSAAALPRGLSGIGLGLGPGGQPIDATQLNRGGGGGGGGGGGGGMGNMGPGGGMDGMGFGNMGGRMGGGGGGGGGGGGGMENFGGMNNMERFGSSGMGRMNEMDRGIGGAFDREFGRNEMGMSRNNFGDSFERGMGNSLGMERMSSGMDRMGTSMERMGGMERMGMDRMERGADLDRLGSGFDRMGSGMERLGPSMDRLGPGLERMGSSMERLGPSGFDRLGSAGLDRMSSGLDFGSSMGMERMGNTGIDRMPSSFDRMGSTGGGLDRFSSGGLDRMTSGMDRMGSGGVGGQFDRSGEMDRGFGGNSFGGAGGTGGSNIRKGCQIFVRNLPFDFNWKMLKDTFNTCGMVQYADIKMENGKSKGCGVVRFDTPETAERVCRTMNGYRLNGREIDVRIDRNA from the exons ATGTCCACCGAGCAGGTCGAGAACACGATCGTGACGGAGGCAGCAGGCCAGCAGGCGCCGCCGccgctccagcagcagcagcagcagcaggcggg AGAAGTGAATGGGAAAGCTAAACATGAGCCCAATTCAAGCAGGAAGGAGAGGCCGCAGAAGAGAGGTGGTGGAGGCGGGCGCTTCGAACCCTATGGAAACGTCAACAAGAGATACCGCGTTTTCGTCAGCAACATCCCATACGACGTCAAGTGGCAAGCTCTCAAAGACCTGATGAAGGAGAAAG TGGGTGAGGTAACGTACGTGGAACACTTAATGGACGCAGAAGGCAAATCGAGG GGTTGTGC CGTGGTTGAGTTTAGGACGGAAGAGCTAATGAAGAAAGCAGTGGAGAAGGTCAACAAGCACAACCTCAATGGACGACCCCTAAAAGTGAAAGAG GACCCAGATGGTGTGATCGCTCAGAGAGAAATGAACAAGGCTCAAGGTGGAGGACATCCAGGAGGCCACGGCGGAATGGGAGGAATGGGTGGAATGGATCGCATGAACATGGATCGTATGAACATGGATCGCATGGGCCCTGGACCGAATAGCTCCGTAGTCAACATTCCTCCGAGCCTGATGAACAATCCCAACATCCCCAATGAGGTCATCCACGGTCTCCAGGCTGGCAGGATTGGCAACACTGTCTTTGTGGCTAAT CTTGACTACAAAGTGGGCTGGAAGAAACTGAAAGAGGTGTTCAGCATGGCGGGCATGGTGGTGAGGTCCGACATTCTGGAGGACAAGGACGGGAAAAGCAGAGGCATGGGCACAGTCTCATTTGATATGCCCATTGAAGCAGTCCAAGCTGTCT CTATGTTTAATGGGCAGCTGTTGTTCAACAGAGTCATGCACGTCAAACTg GATGAGAAATCCCTGCCCAAAGGGGATTTTGGACCACCTGACagatctgctgctgctcttcccC GTGGCTTGAGTGGTATTGGTTTGGGCCTGGGACCTGGTGGCCAGCCCATTGATGCTACCCAACTCAacagaggaggtggtggtggtggtggaggcggaggaggaggaggaatgggcAACATGGGCCCTGGTGGAG GAATGGATGGAATGGGCTTTGGCAACATGGGAGGTCGTATgggaggtggtggtggcggcggtggtggtggtggtggtg gAATGGAAAACTTTGGAGGAATGAACAACATGGAGCGTTTCGGCTCTTCAGGGATGGGCAGAATGAACG AGATGGACCGTGGGATTGGTGGTGCTTTTGACAGGGAGTTTGGGCGAAATGAAATGGGAATGTCTCGCAATAATTTTGGTGACTCCTTTGAAAGAGGAATGG GAAACTCCCTGGGTATGGAGCGCATGAGCTCTGGAATGGACCGCATGGGAACCAGCATGGAGCGCATGGGAGGGATGGAGCGGATGGGCATGGACAGGATGGAACGCGGGGCTGACCTGGACAGGCTGGGCTCTGGGTTCGACCGGATGGGCTCGGGGATGGAGCGGCTGGGGCCCAGTATGGACAGGCTTGGACCTGGCCTGGAACGCATGGGCTCCAGCATGGAACGCCTCGGCCCATCTGGGTTTGACCGCTTGGGCTCGGCTGGTTTGGATCGCATGAGTTCCGGCCTGGACTTTGGCTCCTCAATGGGTATGGAACGCATGGGCAACACAGGGATCGACAGAATGCCCAGCAGCTTCGACCGCATGGGCTCCACTGGAGGAGGACTTGACCGCTTCTCCTCCGGTGGCCTCGACCGCATGACCTCCGGCATGGATCGGATGGGGTCTGGAGGTGTTGGTGGCCAGTTTGATCGCTCTGGTGAAATGGATCGTGGATTTGGTGGGAATTCCtttggaggagctggaggaactGGGGGCAGCAATATCAGGAAGGGATGCCAGATCTTTGTCAGAAAC ctgCCATTTGACTTCAACTGGAAAATGCTGAAGGATACCTTCAACACATGCG GCATGGTTCAGTATGCCGATATCAAGATGGAGAACGGCAAGTCCAAGGGCTGTGGCGTGGTTCGCTTCGACACCCCTGAAACTGCAGAGCGCGTCTGCAGGACCATGAACGGCTATCGGCTGAATGGAAGAGAAATCGACGTTAGGATTGATAGAAATGCATAA
- the hnrnpm gene encoding heterogeneous nuclear ribonucleoprotein M isoform X1 has translation MKKAVEKVNKHNLNGRPLKVKEDPDGVIAQREMNKAQGGGHPGGHGGMGGMGGMDRMNMDRMNMDRMGPGPNSSVVNIPPSLMNNPNIPNEVIHGLQAGRIGNTVFVANLDYKVGWKKLKEVFSMAGMVVRSDILEDKDGKSRGMGTVSFDMPIEAVQAVSMFNGQLLFNRVMHVKLDEKSLPKGDFGPPDRSAAALPRGLSGIGLGLGPGGQPIDATQLNRGGGGGGGGGGGGGMGNMGPGGGMDGMGFGNMGGRMGGGGGGGGGGGGMENFGGMNNMERFGSSGMGRMNEMDRGIGGAFDREFGRNEMGMSRNNFGDSFERGMGNSLGMERMSSGMDRMGTSMERMGGMERMGMDRMERGADLDRLGSGFDRMGSGMERLGPSMDRLGPGLERMGSSMERLGPSGFDRLGSAGLDRMSSGLDFGSSMGMERMGNTGIDRMPSSFDRMGSTGGGLDRFSSGGLDRMTSGMDRMGSGGVGGQFDRSGEMDRGFGGNSFGGAGGTGGSNIRKGCQIFVRNLPFDFNWKMLKDTFNTCGMVQYADIKMENGKSKGCGVVRFDTPETAERVCRTMNGYRLNGREIDVRIDRNA, from the exons ATGAAGAAAGCAGTGGAGAAGGTCAACAAGCACAACCTCAATGGACGACCCCTAAAAGTGAAAGAG GACCCAGATGGTGTGATCGCTCAGAGAGAAATGAACAAGGCTCAAGGTGGAGGACATCCAGGAGGCCACGGCGGAATGGGAGGAATGGGTGGAATGGATCGCATGAACATGGATCGTATGAACATGGATCGCATGGGCCCTGGACCGAATAGCTCCGTAGTCAACATTCCTCCGAGCCTGATGAACAATCCCAACATCCCCAATGAGGTCATCCACGGTCTCCAGGCTGGCAGGATTGGCAACACTGTCTTTGTGGCTAAT CTTGACTACAAAGTGGGCTGGAAGAAACTGAAAGAGGTGTTCAGCATGGCGGGCATGGTGGTGAGGTCCGACATTCTGGAGGACAAGGACGGGAAAAGCAGAGGCATGGGCACAGTCTCATTTGATATGCCCATTGAAGCAGTCCAAGCTGTCT CTATGTTTAATGGGCAGCTGTTGTTCAACAGAGTCATGCACGTCAAACTg GATGAGAAATCCCTGCCCAAAGGGGATTTTGGACCACCTGACagatctgctgctgctcttcccC GTGGCTTGAGTGGTATTGGTTTGGGCCTGGGACCTGGTGGCCAGCCCATTGATGCTACCCAACTCAacagaggaggtggtggtggtggtggaggcggaggaggaggaggaatgggcAACATGGGCCCTGGTGGAG GAATGGATGGAATGGGCTTTGGCAACATGGGAGGTCGTATgggaggtggtggtggcggcggtggtggtggtggtg gAATGGAAAACTTTGGAGGAATGAACAACATGGAGCGTTTCGGCTCTTCAGGGATGGGCAGAATGAACG AGATGGACCGTGGGATTGGTGGTGCTTTTGACAGGGAGTTTGGGCGAAATGAAATGGGAATGTCTCGCAATAATTTTGGTGACTCCTTTGAAAGAGGAATGG GAAACTCCCTGGGTATGGAGCGCATGAGCTCTGGAATGGACCGCATGGGAACCAGCATGGAGCGCATGGGAGGGATGGAGCGGATGGGCATGGACAGGATGGAACGCGGGGCTGACCTGGACAGGCTGGGCTCTGGGTTCGACCGGATGGGCTCGGGGATGGAGCGGCTGGGGCCCAGTATGGACAGGCTTGGACCTGGCCTGGAACGCATGGGCTCCAGCATGGAACGCCTCGGCCCATCTGGGTTTGACCGCTTGGGCTCGGCTGGTTTGGATCGCATGAGTTCCGGCCTGGACTTTGGCTCCTCAATGGGTATGGAACGCATGGGCAACACAGGGATCGACAGAATGCCCAGCAGCTTCGACCGCATGGGCTCCACTGGAGGAGGACTTGACCGCTTCTCCTCCGGTGGCCTCGACCGCATGACCTCCGGCATGGATCGGATGGGGTCTGGAGGTGTTGGTGGCCAGTTTGATCGCTCTGGTGAAATGGATCGTGGATTTGGTGGGAATTCCtttggaggagctggaggaactGGGGGCAGCAATATCAGGAAGGGATGCCAGATCTTTGTCAGAAAC ctgCCATTTGACTTCAACTGGAAAATGCTGAAGGATACCTTCAACACATGCG GCATGGTTCAGTATGCCGATATCAAGATGGAGAACGGCAAGTCCAAGGGCTGTGGCGTGGTTCGCTTCGACACCCCTGAAACTGCAGAGCGCGTCTGCAGGACCATGAACGGCTATCGGCTGAATGGAAGAGAAATCGACGTTAGGATTGATAGAAATGCATAA
- the dmap1 gene encoding DNA methyltransferase 1-associated protein 1 — MGTGADVRDILELGGGDNDGPISKKDIINSDKKKSKKTTETLTFKRPEGMHREVYALLYSDKKDAPPLLPSDTTQGYRTVKAKLGCKKVRPWKWMPFTNPARRDGAIFHHWRRVAEEGKDYPFARFNKTVLVPVYSEQEYQMHLHDDGWTKAETDHLFDLCKRFDLRFVVVHDRYDYQQYRKRSVEDLKERYYSICGKLTKVRAASGTEPKIYIFDAGHERRRKEQLDKLFNRTPEQVAEEEYLIQELRKIESRKKEREKKTQDLQKLIKAADTTTELRRAEKRVSKKKLPQKRETEKPAVPETAGIKFPDFKSAGVTLRSQRMKLPSSVGQKKIKAIEQILLDQGVDLNPMPTEEIVQMFNELRSDLVLLYELKQAHSNCEYEQQMLRHRYEALMKTGSGGVLGGPMGAGLAAATQAGELNATNSTTASTPGGEAPSWPCTDDIKVEAKEQIIDVVGAPLTPNSRKRRESASSSSSVKKVKKP, encoded by the exons ATGGGTACTGGAGCTGATGTCAGGGATATTCTGGAGTTGGGTGGAGGAGATAATGACGGACCCATCAGCAAGAAAGACATCATCAACTCGGACAAG AAAAAGTCCAAGAAGACAACAGAAACGCTGACTTTCAAGAGACCCGAGGGAATGCACCGAGAGGTCTATGCTCTGCTCTACTCAGATAAAAA AGATGCACCCCCTTTGCTGCCTAGTGATACTACTCAGGGCTACAGGACAGTCAAAGCCAAGCTGGGCTGTAAAAAGGTGCGTCCCTGGAAGTGGATGCCCTTCACCAATCCAGCTCGCAGGGATGGGGCTATATTCCACCACTGGAGACGTGTGGCAGAGGAGGGCAAGGATTACCCTTTTGCCCGCTTCAACAAG ACAGTGCTAGTACCAGTGTACTCTGAGCAGGAATATCAGATGCATCTCCATGACGATGGCTGGACTAAAGCAGAGACAGATCACCTGTTTGACCTGTGCAAGCGCTTTGACCTGCGCTTCGTAGTTGTCCATGATCGTTACGACTACCAGCAATACAGA AAACGTTCTGTGGAGGACCTGAAAGAACGGTATTATAGTATTTGTGGTAAGCTGACCAAGGTCCGTGCAGCTTCAGGGACAGAGCCCAAGATCTACATCTTTGATGCCGGCCATGAAAGGCGCCGTAAAGAGCAACTGGACAAGCTCTTCAATCGAACACCTGAACAA GTGGCAGAAGAGGAATATCTTATTCAGGAGCTGAGGAAGATTGAGTCTAGGAAGAAAGAGCGTGAGAAGAAGACCCAGGATCTGCAGAAACTCATTAAAGCAGCTGACACGACCACGGAGTTAAGACGAGCCGAAAAGAGAGTTTCCAAGAAGAAGCTCCCgcagaaaagagaaacagaaaaaccG gCTGTTCCAGAAACAGCAGGCATCAAGTTCCCTGACTTCAAATCAGCAGGAGTCACACTGCGCAGTCAGAGG ATGAAACTGCCAAGCTCGGTTGGCCAGAAGAAGATCAAGGCCATTGAGCAGATCCTGCTAGATCAAGGAGTCG ATCTTAACCCCATGCCCACAGAGGAGATTGTTCAGATGTTCAATGAGCTGCGCAGCGACCTTGTGCTGCTGTACGAGCTGAAGCAGGCCCACAGCAATTGTGAATATGAACAACAGATGCTGCGTCATCGCTACGAGGCCCTAATGAAGACCGGCAGCGGAGGCGTGTTGGGTGGACCTATGGGGGCCGGACTAGCCGCCGCAACACAGGCTGGAGAACTCAATGCCACCAACAGCACCACAGCGTCCACCCCAGGGGGCGAAGCTCCATCCTGGCCCTGTACAGACGACATCAAGGTGGAAGCCAAGGAA